AAAGGCAAAAAACTTTATGACAAGCGGGATACCCTGAAGAAAAAGACTATTCTGAAGGAAATAGGGGGTGAAAGGTCTCGACGGTGACAGTGTCCTTTTCAGGCAGCAGGCTGCGGATGGTCGTGGGCCGCATATAAATTCGACCGCTTTAAACTGCCAACAACATGGCAATGGCAACCTGCTAAAGGTTACCCGGTGTCCCCGGCACGTTCGCCGGCCGGGATGACGCCGACATCAGGTGAGCTGGCGCGGAAGAGCGTTTCCCTCTTTCGCGTGAGAAAACAGGAAACTACCCTTGCCGTATTTCGTCTGCGGAAGACGGCTACTGGGGAAATTTAAAACGCAGAATAAGCCTGTAGATACCCGGAAGGTGCTTTATCGGACGCGGGTTCGACTCCCGCCACCTCCAGTAGTTTTAAAGTAAAGGTGGAGCAAGCCAACTGCTTGGCTTGCCGTGTTTGGGGTTTTGGAAGCGCGGATGCGCTCGAAGCGAAGATTAGGAGGATACACAGATGCCTGTATTTGTCAGTGATGCTAAACTCGGAGCGGAAAAACAAAAAGTTGTGGAAACGGCCCTTAAAATCCTGGCGGAACTCATAAAAGCGGACGGCTGTTCCTTTATGATGAAGCACGATGACACGGATGAGATCGAAATAGTCTCATCGGGAGAAGAGAGCGCTGAAGTTGCCGGCAAGAAACTGGGAATCCGCGTCAAGGTCGGAGAAAGGATAGCGGGGAGATCCGCCGCCGAAAAGAAGCCCTTCCTGATCGTCGGGGACATTTCCCACAACAAAAATTTCACCCATTTGAAAAAATATGAGGAAATATCATCCGGTTTGAGCGTGCCGGCAGTCAAAAACGGTAAAGTCGTAGGGGTGATCAACGCAAAAAAATCCACATCAAAAGATATCCTGACACAGGATAATCTGGACACCGCCAAGATCATAGCCGATATCATCGCCGCGGAATTTTAAGCCAGTAATAATGAGATTGCGCTTCTTACCGGCATTTCTGGCTTTTTTTCTCCCTGCGCAGTTATTGGCGGCTCAACAGGGCGCGGATATACAGACGAAGATCGCCATAGAAAAAAATCTGGAAGAGCGTCTCCACAGGATATTAACCGAAATAATCGGTACAGATAAACTGATCATTGTCATAGATGTTCAGCTTGTCGGCAGTGATGAAGGCAAGGATGAAGAAGACGAGGTCGTGCTGCCGGGCGTGCCGCTCCAGGAAAAACTCGGCCTGGGCATCGCCGGCCTGCAGCTGGGCGATACGGCGAAAAAATAAAAAAACTTTCAGCGCAGATCATAGTCGACAACAGTCTACCGGAAAGCATGGTCAAGGTCATCAAAGAGGTATCGGCCGGCGTGCTCGGCATGGATGCGGAGAGGGGCGATATCCTCTCCATAGAGAGGATCAATTTCAGAAAAAACCCATTCAGCTGGTCCGATATTATCTATCCTCCTCATTTATGGGGTCTTTTGTTCACGGCGTTCCTGGGCGCGGGCCTGGCCGCTTTTTTCATTTTTGTCACGAAGACTTTTCCGGGTTCTGCCGACGCGGTATCGCAGGCGGTGAGGGATTCGGGCGAGAAAAATGTTGTCGGAACAGCCGGAGGTTTTTCTTCTGCACTGACGGCATCGCCGTCGCTTTATCCTGATTCCCGCGGTCGCGGTATATCCTCGGAAGAAAAAGGGCATTTTTCTTTTCTGACACCGGAGACTGCGGATAAACTTATATTTCTGCTCAAAAAAGAAAAACCGGAAAATATAGCTCTTGTTTTGAATTACGCCCCCGGCTTATCAGGAGCTATTCTTTCAGGTCTGGACAGGAAACTCGCCGGCGATGCCCTTGCCCGCCTGACTGATACGCGGTCTCTTCCGGGTGAAGAAGTTTCCAGGTGGGAGAACGAACTGAGGCAGAAACTTGATTTTTTTGTCGGCGGCAAAGAGGTCGTTTCAGACATACTGGAAAATCTCTCCGATGAGGAAATGGATGAATATATCGCGTTTATAGGCGAGAAAGACCGCGCTTTCTCCGAAGAACTCAGGAAGTCCGTTTTCAGGCCGTCGCATCTTGCGGAAATGAGCACGGAAAACCTGCTGCTCGTCTACCAGCATTTTAATCCTGTTTCATTTGCCGATGTGCTGAGGACTCTTCCTGAAGATATGAGAAAGAAGGCGCTCGGTAAATTGCCTGAAGGCATATCATCGCGGCTGAGCGAGGAAATAGAGCTCGGCGCCGGTTCGGGTAAGGAAAAACTGCTCGCGGAAAAGAAGGATCTTTCGCGCTTAGTGTCGCGCCTTAGAAGAGACGGCCTGCTGAAAACTGATTCAACGGAGACTTAAATTTTATGGATCTAATGACGGTTCTGGGCCTTGCCATCGGCGGCGGCGCGATATATATTGTCATGCTCCACGGGGATGTTGTCTATCTGCTGTTCAATCTGGACGCCGCCATTCTTGTTTTCGGCGGGACACTGGGCTCCACCATGATAGCTTTCCCTTTTAAAACCATTGTTCAGCTTCCGCGCGCCGTTAAGCTTATTTTTTTTCCGCCGCCGAAAATTAACATAGGCGGCCTTATAAAGGATATGGCTGTTCTTTCGGCCGAGGCGAAAAAATCGGGGATTATGACGCTCTCGGACGGGAAGCTGAGGACGAAAGATCATTTTCTTTCGGAAAACATAAAAAAAATTGCGAACGGTGTGGAAAAAGACATTATTGTCGAGAACATGCGGCAGGAAATCTTTTCCGTGGCCCAGAGACATGAAAGGGCATCGGGGGTTCTTCAGGCGATGGCCACCTTTTCTCCGATTTTCGGGTTGCTGGGTACGCTGATCGGCGTGATCCAGGTGCTTAAAAACCTGCAGGACCCCCAGAGCATGGGGGCCTCAATGGCCATTGCCGTGACGACGACTTTTTACGGTATTTTCGGCGCGAATTTTCTTTTTCTGCCGGCATCGCTGAAGCTGGGGGAATATTCAAGAGAGGAAATACTCGCTAAGGAACTCATAGCCGAGGGGCTGGAATCTGTTCTCAACGGCGAGGTGCCGTCCATAACCATGCGCCGTCTTGACGCATTCCTGTCAAAGCAGATCCGCGCGAAACAGCAATGATGGCAAATGGAAACGTTTCTTAATATGACAGCCTCATGGGGATGGCGCATCGGGTGAGGCGGTGTATTAGGAACCGTCCCCAATAAGGCATGATATTCCGTCCGATCAAACAAGCCGCGAAAGAACCCATCTGGCTGACTGTTTTCTGCGATATGACGACCAACCTGATGCTTTTTTTTCTGCTGCTATACGGTTTTACGAGACTTTCCAAGAGCCGCCAGCAGGAAATGTATGCCGCGCTGAGCTCGGCGGGGAACAGGGAAAAAATCCTTCAGCGTAAGGCCGACGGCGTGCTGAAAAAATTCGCGGAAGACGAAACAAGCTCTAATCTTAAACAAATGATGAGCCGGGGCGATCTGAACAAATACTCAAATCTTGAAACTTCCGAAAGCCAGATAAGGCTTGTCCTGAACACTCCTGTTCTTTTTGACTCGGGCCGCGCGGAATTGAAGCCCGAAACAAAAGCGTTGTTAAGGGGCATAGCAAGGACATTGTCAATGACATCTTACAGAATAGTGGTGGAGGGGCACACCGACAATGTACCGATAAAAAGTCAGGATTTCAGGTCAAATTGGGAACTTTCCGCGCGCCGGGCGGTGAATGTTATAAATTATTTTGTCAGCCGCGGCCTGCCGCCTGACAGGTGCATCGCCGCGGGATACGGCGAATATTTCCCGCGCTATTCCAATGATGATTTTGCGCAGAGGCAGAAAAACCGCAGGATAGAAATCGTCCTCCTCAAGGAGGATATAGAGTGAGCAGTTTCATCGCCGGACGCCGGCGGAGCGACAGAATAATCGGTGAAAAGAAAAGATTCGATCCGTCCTCGTGGAAAACGCCTTACGGCACGATGATGCTGCTGTGCATGATTTTTTTTATGATTCTTTATACCATATCGTTAAAGTCGGGCGTTGAATACGAGGGGGTCATAGCGAAGCTGCAGGAGGGGGTTTCGCGTGAAAAGCACTCATCCGGGGATGTTGAAACGGCCGAGAAAATGGAGGAAATATTCGGTTCCGAAAAAGGCGTCATTCAGATGGATGCGAGGAAAATAAAGATAATGCTGGACAGCCCCGTGCTTTTTGACTCGGGTTCCGCCGAACTTAAAGAAAGCAGCCGCGATGTCCTCTTTAAAGTTGCGCAGGTGCTCAGGGAAACGCGCAACAAGGTGAATGTCGCCGGCCACACGGACGACATCCCTTTCAGGGCTCTCCCCGGCGGGAATTTTGAGCTCTCAACTCTGCGGGCATTTAATGTGATCAGGTATTTTATAGATGTTGAGAAAATACCGCCGACAAGATTTTCCGCCTATGGTTTCGGAGAACACAGTCCTGTCGCGCCGAACACCGACAGCGCCGGCCGCAGCCGCAACAGGCGCATAGAGATCAGCATCCTGCGTGAAACGGCACGAAGAGAAG
This genomic interval from Candidatus Omnitrophota bacterium contains the following:
- a CDS encoding GAF domain-containing protein; translated protein: MPVFVSDAKLGAEKQKVVETALKILAELIKADGCSFMMKHDDTDEIEIVSSGEESAEVAGKKLGIRVKVGERIAGRSAAEKKPFLIVGDISHNKNFTHLKKYEEISSGLSVPAVKNGKVVGVINAKKSTSKDILTQDNLDTAKIIADIIAAEF
- a CDS encoding OmpA family protein produces the protein MIFRPIKQAAKEPIWLTVFCDMTTNLMLFFLLLYGFTRLSKSRQQEMYAALSSAGNREKILQRKADGVLKKFAEDETSSNLKQMMSRGDLNKYSNLETSESQIRLVLNTPVLFDSGRAELKPETKALLRGIARTLSMTSYRIVVEGHTDNVPIKSQDFRSNWELSARRAVNVINYFVSRGLPPDRCIAAGYGEYFPRYSNDDFAQRQKNRRIEIVLLKEDIE
- a CDS encoding OmpA family protein, which gives rise to MSSFIAGRRRSDRIIGEKKRFDPSSWKTPYGTMMLLCMIFFMILYTISLKSGVEYEGVIAKLQEGVSREKHSSGDVETAEKMEEIFGSEKGVIQMDARKIKIMLDSPVLFDSGSAELKESSRDVLFKVAQVLRETRNKVNVAGHTDDIPFRALPGGNFELSTLRAFNVIRYFIDVEKIPPTRFSAYGFGEHSPVAPNTDSAGRSRNRRIEISILRETARREGAKT